The following are encoded in a window of Oncorhynchus masou masou isolate Uvic2021 chromosome 17, UVic_Omas_1.1, whole genome shotgun sequence genomic DNA:
- the LOC135558133 gene encoding rhodopsin kinase grk7a-like: MCDMGGLDNLVANTAYLKAQGGDDKEMKKRRRSLSLPLAEQCATIRTTIDKNFESLCERQPIGKKFFRQFLTATPEYINAAEYLDELNDWDLAEGADKDKQRANMMKKFCKADSNNFLTYLTGEVADKCKAVTDNDFDEVMNVKVKEATREFLKDKPFTDYQTSPFFDKFLQWKEYEKQPISDKTFYEFRTLGKGGFGEVCAVQVKNTGQMYACKKLCKKRLKKKHGEKMALLEKQILEKVNSLFLVNLAYAYDTKTHLCLVMTLMNGGDLRYHIYYVSEKTKGIEMPRIIYYTAQICTGILHLHEMDIIYRDMKPENVLLDSFGQCRLSDLGLAVELPAGKTISQKAGTGAYMAPEILNEVPYRTSVDWWALGCSIYEMVAAYTPFKGPESGKQKVEKEEVQRRICKEEPPWEHKNFDAPTKTIIQEFLKKNIDERLGCKGGGEDPRKHEWFKSINFPRLEAGLIDPPWVPKPNVVYAKDTGDIAEFSEIKGIVFDANDEKFFKEIGTGAVAIPWQQEMIDTKLFDELNDPNRKECAGGDDGEGKSGTCTLL, from the exons ATGTGTGACATGGGGGGATTGGATAACCTGGTGGCCAACACGGCCTACCTGAAAGCCCAGGGTGGCGACGACAAGGAGATGAAGAAGCGTCGTCGGAGTTTGTCACTGCCCCTGGCCGAGCAGTGTGCCACCATCCGGACTACCATTGATAAGAACTTTGAGTCGCTCTGTGAGAGGCAGCCAATCGGCAAGAAGTTCTTCCGGCAGTTCCTGACTGCTACCCCAGAGTACATCAATGCCGCTGAGTACCTGGACGAGCTGAATGACTGGGATCTGGCGGAAGGTGCTGACAAGGATAAGCAGAGGGCGAACATGATGAAAAAGTTTTGCAAGGCCGACTCCAATAACTTTCTGACCTACCTCACTGGGGAGGTGGCCGACAAGTGTAAGGCAGTGACGGACAATGACTTTGACGAAGTGATGAATGTCAAGGTGAAGGAAGCCACACGGGAGTTTCTGAAAGACAAGCCCTTCACAGACTACCAAACTAGCCCCTTCTTTGACAAATTCCTGCAGTGGAAGGAGTACGAGAAGCAGCCCATCAGTGATAAAACATTTTATGAGTTCAGGACTCTGGGTAAGGGAGGTTTCGGAGAG GTATGTGCCGTACAGGTGAAGAACACAGGCCAGATGTACGCCTGCAAGAAGCTGTGCAAGAAGCGCCTGAAGAAGAAACATGGTGAGAAGATGGCCCTGCTGGAGAAGCAGATCCTGGAAAAGGTCAACAGCCTGTTTCTTGTCAACCTGGCCTACGCCTATGACACCAAGACCCACCTGTGCCTTGTCATGACCCTGATGAACGGCGGTGACCTCAGGTACCACATCTATTACGTCAGTGAGAAGACCAAGGGTATCGAGATGCCACGCATCATCTACTACACAGCGCAGATCTGCACAGGCATTCTTCATCTGCATGAAATGGATATCATATATCGTGACATGAAGCCCGAGAACGTGCTGCTGGACAGCTTTGGCCAGTGCCGACTCTCTGATCTGGGTCTGGCCGTGGAGCTACCTGCTGGAAAGACCATCTCCCAGAAG GCTGGAACCGGAGCATACATGGCCCCTGAGATCCTGAACGAAGTTCCCTACAGGACATCGGTGGACTGGTGGGCGCTGGGCTGCAGCATCTACGAGATGGTGGCTGCCTACACCCCGTTCAAGGGTCCCGAATCCGGGAAGCAgaaggtggagaaggaggaggtacAACGTCGCATCTGCAAAGAGGAACCCCCATGGGAGCACAAGAACTTTGACGCGCCCACCAAAACCATCATCCAGGAGTTCCTCAAGAAGAATATTGATGAACGCCTGGGCTGCAA gggaggaggtgaggaccccCGTAAGCACGAGTGGTTCAAGTCCATCAACTTTCCTCGTCTTGAGGCTGGTTTGATCGACCCCCCTTGGGTACCCAAGCCCAACGTGGTCTATGCCAAGGACACTGGCGACATCGCTGAGTTCTCCGAGATTAAGGGCATTGTGTTCGACGCCAACGATGAAAAGTTCTTCAAGGAGATTGGCACGGGAGCCGTGGCCATTCCGTGGCAACAGGAGATGATCGATACGAAGCTGTTTGACGAGCTGAACGACCCCAACAGGAAAGAGTGTGCTGGGGGTGATGATGGGGAGGGGAAGTCTGGCACGTGCACATTGCTGTGA